A single genomic interval of Prionailurus viverrinus isolate Anna chromosome A2, UM_Priviv_1.0, whole genome shotgun sequence harbors:
- the FAM131B gene encoding protein FAM131B isoform X1, producing MGCIGSRTVGNEVIAVDWKGLKDVDQINMDSTSSLHGSSLHRPSTEQTRTDFSWDGINLSMEDTTSILPKLKRNSNAYGIGALAKSSFSGISRSMKDHVTKPTAMGQGRVAHMIEWQGWGKTPAIQPQHSHEAVRRDTDAYSDLSDGEKEARFLAGVMEQFAISEATLMAWSSMDGEDMSVNSAQEPLGCNYSDNYQELMESQDALAQAPMDGWPHSYVSQGMYCLGSSDAWEASDQSLIASPATGSYLGPAFDDSQPSLHEMGPSQPASGYSAQEPPPLLGADADWAPGGGGVDLARGPAEEEKRPLAPEEEEDAGCRDLESLSPREDPEMATALSRKVSDVTSSAVQLRPGQKTTRNPGVACPRQENGEPGWDLIQAYAVEPQVWELRPRQPDGRELCLAAGFWVCDDEAPGRLPRSGAQSGL from the exons ATGGGCTGCATCGGCTCCCGGACCGTGG GGAATGAGGTGATTGCGGTGGATTGGAAGGGCCTGAAGGATGTCGACCAAATCAACATGGACAGCACCAGCTCGCTGCACGGGAGCAGCCTCCACCGGCCGTCCACCGAG CAAACCCGAACTGATTTCTCCTGGGATGGCATCAAT CTCTCCATGGAGGACACCACTTCCATTCTGCCGAAGCTTAAGCGAAATTCTAATGCCTACGGCATTGGGGCCCTGGCCAAATCATCATTCTCAG GGATTTCTCGCAGCATGAAGGACCATGTGACGAAGCCCACAGCCATGGGGCAAGGCCGGGTGGCCCACATGATtgagtggcagggctgggggaagacaCCAGCCATTCAGCCGCAACACAGCCATGAGGCGGTGCGCAGGGATACCGATGCCTACTCCGACCTCAGCGATGGCGAGAAGGAGGCACGTTTCCTAGCAG GTGTCATGGAGCAGTTTGCCATCTCCGAGGCTACACTCATGGCCTGGTCTTCCATGGATGGTGAGGACATGAGCGTCAACTCCGCCCAGGAGCCATTGGGCTGCAACTACAGTGACAACTACCAGGAGCTGATGGAGAGTCAAG ATGCCCTTGCTCAAGCCCCCATGGATGGATGGCCTCACTCCTATGTGTCCCAGGGCATGTACTGTCTGGGGTCGTCAGATGCCTGGGAAGCCAGTGACCAGTCCCTCATCGCCTCCCCGGCCACAGGATCCTATCTTGGCCCTGCATTCGATGACTCGCAGCCTAGCTTGCATGAAATGGGGCCTTCCCAACCTGCTTCCGGGTACTCTGCTCAGGAGCCTCCACCTTTGCTGGGGGCGGACGCTGACTGGGCTCCGGGGGGCGGTGGGGTGGACCTGGCTAGGGGCCCTGCTGAGGAGGAGAAGAGGCCGTTGGCCCCCGAGGAGGAAGAGGATGCAGGATGCCGGGACCTGGAGTCACTTTCCCCACGAGAAGACCCTGAGATGGCCACTGCCCTCAGCCGGAAGGTGTCTGATGTCACATCCTCAG cagtACAGCTGAGACCCGGGCAGAAGACCACGAGGAACCCAGGAGTTGCCTGTCCTCGCCAGGAAAATGGAGAGCCAGGGTGGGATTTAATCCAGGCATATGCTGTAGAACCACAGGTCtgggaactgaggcccaggcaaCCAGATGGCCGTGAACTTTGCTTGGCTGCGGGCTTCTGGGTCTGTGATGATGAAGCTCCAGGGCGTCTCCCGAGGTCGGGAGCACAGAGCGGCTTGTAG
- the FAM131B gene encoding protein FAM131B isoform X2, which produces MGCIGSRTVGNEVIAVDWKGLKDVDQINMDSTSSLHGSSLHRPSTEQTRTDFSWDGINLSMEDTTSILPKLKRNSNAYGIGALAKSSFSGISRSMKDHVTKPTAMGQGRVAHMIEWQGWGKTPAIQPQHSHEAVRRDTDAYSDLSDGEKEARFLAGVMEQFAISEATLMAWSSMDGEDMSVNSAQEPLGCNYSDNYQELMESQDALAQAPMDGWPHSYVSQGMYCLGSSDAWEASDQSLIASPATGSYLGPAFDDSQPSLHEMGPSQPASGYSAQEPPPLLGADADWAPGGGGVDLARGPAEEEKRPLAPEEEEDAGCRDLESLSPREDPEMATALSRKVSDVTSSGVQSFDEEEGEANN; this is translated from the exons ATGGGCTGCATCGGCTCCCGGACCGTGG GGAATGAGGTGATTGCGGTGGATTGGAAGGGCCTGAAGGATGTCGACCAAATCAACATGGACAGCACCAGCTCGCTGCACGGGAGCAGCCTCCACCGGCCGTCCACCGAG CAAACCCGAACTGATTTCTCCTGGGATGGCATCAAT CTCTCCATGGAGGACACCACTTCCATTCTGCCGAAGCTTAAGCGAAATTCTAATGCCTACGGCATTGGGGCCCTGGCCAAATCATCATTCTCAG GGATTTCTCGCAGCATGAAGGACCATGTGACGAAGCCCACAGCCATGGGGCAAGGCCGGGTGGCCCACATGATtgagtggcagggctgggggaagacaCCAGCCATTCAGCCGCAACACAGCCATGAGGCGGTGCGCAGGGATACCGATGCCTACTCCGACCTCAGCGATGGCGAGAAGGAGGCACGTTTCCTAGCAG GTGTCATGGAGCAGTTTGCCATCTCCGAGGCTACACTCATGGCCTGGTCTTCCATGGATGGTGAGGACATGAGCGTCAACTCCGCCCAGGAGCCATTGGGCTGCAACTACAGTGACAACTACCAGGAGCTGATGGAGAGTCAAG ATGCCCTTGCTCAAGCCCCCATGGATGGATGGCCTCACTCCTATGTGTCCCAGGGCATGTACTGTCTGGGGTCGTCAGATGCCTGGGAAGCCAGTGACCAGTCCCTCATCGCCTCCCCGGCCACAGGATCCTATCTTGGCCCTGCATTCGATGACTCGCAGCCTAGCTTGCATGAAATGGGGCCTTCCCAACCTGCTTCCGGGTACTCTGCTCAGGAGCCTCCACCTTTGCTGGGGGCGGACGCTGACTGGGCTCCGGGGGGCGGTGGGGTGGACCTGGCTAGGGGCCCTGCTGAGGAGGAGAAGAGGCCGTTGGCCCCCGAGGAGGAAGAGGATGCAGGATGCCGGGACCTGGAGTCACTTTCCCCACGAGAAGACCCTGAGATGGCCACTGCCCTCAGCCGGAAGGTGTCTGATGTCACATCCTCAGGTGTGCAGTCCTTTGATGAGGAGGAGGGCGAGGCTAACAACTAG